ATTACGTTTCGTACTCACGAACCGGTAGATCGTCCACCTGCACATAACTATATGAGACGTGCTGTACTTGTATCGTATTTTCTTTAAGTAGGTAGTGAGCTACGTTACAGTAATGTTATATTTAATTGGATTTTCGGTGGCTCTTGCCCTGGTCTTAATGCCGAGCAGCAGTGAGTCTTTGAAAGAGGGGGAGTGTGAAGGTGAGTTCATGTGTAAGATGATGCTAACCGCAGTAGTTAGCTGGATGCTTAGCGCAAACGTTACCGTGTTTAAACGTGCAGCAGTAATACTGGATGAGCGTTATTTAATCTTATGTTAATATGAACCCCCAAAAGACAGATTTAGGCAGACAGGTAAAGTGGCTAACTGCTTCATCTCACAGCTACTCTATAGTAAATGAAATGTCACAGAATGGGGAGCTCCGTTTGCCGGTACAGCTTGTGTATAGCGCTGGGGCTtggtagctagttagctacattGCAAGTGGATTGAAATACATTTAAGTAGCTAGTTAATTCATTAGCATTCGTATTTTGATTGTCCTGTAGATTCCAAGTCATCATGAGCCTAATGTGCCATTGACCAGCGATGATATTGAATATAGATATACCCATGTAGCGAGCCATGTATATCTGCCTAATTTTGCCTCAGGAGTACTTCCGGAATATTCAGAACTAATATCTGACAATAAAATGACGCGCATCTTTTATGAAAGTGCGAACTTCAGAGGTTTGGATAAAGATACAGTTGTGTAATCATGTTGTCTTTATATATAGACGGAGCTGTTTGTATTATGGGACTGTTCTATTAAAGACGGAGTGTGTAGAAAATgtagttattaaaaaaaagaacctcTTGGAACATCTTGAGGCAGTCTGAAAGGGAATTTTCCAAGGTTCAGTAAAGACTCAAAGAACATTTTATGACAATGAAGTCACAATTATCGTAACATATTTTTGCTAACATGTATATGTTGTTATCCTAGTGTGTGTAAGCTTTCTGGGGAAGTTTTACCAGTCACTGAAAGATAATGATATCAAGTTCACGAATGATGCCATCGAAAATGCTCTGGTGAAAACCTGCAAAGAGgcgaaaggaaaagaaaatcgGCTGGTAAGGTGTTCATTTTCAACCTAACTTGTGCGAAATGTTTAATTTaccttaatgttttattttaaaaatgtttgcatcaTTGCTCTCAGTGCTACTATATAGGAGCAACCAGTGATGCTGCTACGAAAATCATTAACGAGGTCTCCAAACCCTTGAGTTACCATGTGCCGGTGGAGAAGATATGTGAAAAGCTCAAGAAAAAGGATGGTCAGATCTGTGAACTTAAGTATGGTAAGAtgttgtttcttgtttctgGCAGCCTGTGACTAGCTAGAACTGTTGTGTTCCTCTCCTGTATTTGAAGGCAATCATGTATTGCACTGTTGTTGGATGTTTCTAGAACTATTTCAGCACCAGTTTAAGTTTTGCTATTGTTTTGTCTAGTCTGATGAAGCGGTGGATCCAGTAACTATAGCCACTATTTCCCCAAGGTTCAAGAACATTTgcatagaaataaaatgtatagtgTTATCATCGCACTGAAGATTCCCAACTAGTTTATATCAGTGAAGAGATTGCCTGACCCTGAACAGCCTgagtttctttaaaatgtaaagtaacACATTTCTTAGTGGTATCCTTGGACCTGAGACAAGGACTTTTGGTATCCTTGGATGTGTTTTACTCCTTGTGCCTTGCCGGACAACCGTGACACACACATCAGGTGCACCCTCTAGCTGCTCTGTCATGAAGCTTCCCAAGTATGAACAGAGAAGCAAATTCTCTCCCTGGCAGAAGGGGGCATCAGCTGACATCATGTATAGTGAATTCTGGGTCATGACACACATAACCTCAACAGATGACGAGTGAGCCACAggtgtgcaaaaacaaaaaaaaaatttcaacaGTAGTATTTGCCCATTGGAATGCATGTGAGAGAAATCGGAACTCAATCGAGTATTTGGTAAGACGAGTGCCATTTTAATGCATGAGAAGTGACATAATATGAGCTTCCATGGGAGCCCTCTTctactgtgtgcatgtggggaGATGCTCTATGTTCTGACTTCATTTAACACTATAAATTGCATGCTATTCTACTACATTTTGACTCATAAGCATAATTAAGTCCAAAATCTTATTACTTAAAGCCTAATTATCACAGTAAAACCTTTGCTTCAATTCAGTCAAGTCACAATTGCAGTGCAGAAATGAAATTGCTTGGCAGCACACAAGTTTCCACTGGCATTTCCACTAGTCAtctctgtttttcagggttGTTTTTGACACAGTGGGTGAGCAGTATTTGCATTGGAAATGTATGGGCGAAGATTTGCTTGTCACATGCATTAAAAGCATTCCATAAATTTCTGAAATCAAGCTTGTTGATTATGGAACCTCAGAAGTGTCAGCTTTCACTTGCAAATTGGACATGGTGCTATTTGAATATTTGTCACCTCTTCTGAGTGCATTTTTGTTCTTCTGTCCCCTAGACAAACAAGTGGACTTGAGCACGGTTGACCTGAAGAAACTCAAAGTGAAAGACCTGAAGAAAATCCTAGATGAGTGGGGTGAGTCCTGCAAAGGCTGCGTGGAGAAATCGGACTTCATCCGCAAGATCAACGAGCTCATGCCCAAGTACGCGCCCAGTGCGGCCAAGGCACGGACAGACCTGTAAACTCCTGTGGAGTTATGGGACTGAGGAGAGTAGCTAAAAGAATTGTGGGTGGGTGATTTGCGCTGTGCGGCTGATTGACCACCTAATGAGAACCGAAGATTTGTTTGTCATATTGCCCTTTAATCTAGTGGTAAACATTGAGTGACAGTGCAAGCATTTATCCTGAgcattcctttttcttttttccctttcagtgAGAATTTAAAGTGATTATTGCATTGTTTCAGCAGGAAAAAGTAAAATACTTTTACTTTAACATGCCACCATTTGACTTAAGAGGAGCTGCTGTAGCCATTCCTTAGTCCTGGAGCGTTTGTCGCCGTTCTTTAGGATGGTGGGCAGTGGATGCTTCAAACAATCCCATGTGCATCAAACAGAATCAAGGCTTACCAAGAAAGCCACACAAAGCTAAATGCTAAAGTAAAAGTCCTGCATTGATGTCATATCACCCAGCTGATTTCACACATTAGTTTCACCTGTTGGCTTTTGCTAATTTCCAAAAGCAGGTGGTTGGGACCAAATTGCAGGTCAACGGTAAACTCAAACTCTGCCTCTGGAAACAGAGTCCTGTGAGCCCAGGGGAAAATGTTCCTGGAACTCATAAATGCCTGAGCAAGAGTGATGTTTAGCACAGAACATAAAACTTCTCATTGAAACAAGAAATAGCCTCGCTTAAGACTTTCCTTTATgaaaacatcaacaacattTCTTGCACACTTGATTAAAGTGAAAAACCATGCCAGCAGATTGCAGGTTTACACCTAGATGGTATGGGTTATATTGCAAAACACTGTCAAAAGGATAGGCTTTTTTATTTGAGTATTATGAAATAGGAATGAGATTGATCTGCAATATACAAATGGACTTCtctgtaaaacacatttattacagttGTACTATactttttcattaaaacaagaaaattactgtatttcc
The Electrophorus electricus isolate fEleEle1 chromosome 20, fEleEle1.pri, whole genome shotgun sequence genome window above contains:
- the manf gene encoding mesencephalic astrocyte-derived neurotrophic factor; its protein translation is MLYLIGFSVALALVLMPSSSESLKEGECEVCVSFLGKFYQSLKDNDIKFTNDAIENALVKTCKEAKGKENRLCYYIGATSDAATKIINEVSKPLSYHVPVEKICEKLKKKDGQICELKYDKQVDLSTVDLKKLKVKDLKKILDEWGESCKGCVEKSDFIRKINELMPKYAPSAAKARTDL